From Bombina bombina isolate aBomBom1 chromosome 1, aBomBom1.pri, whole genome shotgun sequence:
gtatatactcattttcatataactgcatgtaatagacactactataaagaataagatgcaaataccgatataaaaatccagtataaaactgtttaaaaacttagaagctgtcagtttggctctgttgaaaaggcagctggaaagcccactgcaagtggcaaataagacactcccccctccccttcttttgcatatgaaaagaccctttacacaaacaggagcaagctggagaaggtagctgactatTTACATcaaaatttggggcttggttaggaatctgaaaatcagagcaatgttatttaaaaataagcaaaactatacatttatttaaaaaaaaaaattatgggctatataaaaagatctacaaaacatttatacaaagaaaaaatgtgtataatgtccctttaacctttcatcTAGTAATAACGACTTTTCCTTTTAATAAACAGTGGTCTCTGGCACACTATAGGGAATCGTAGCCTACAATGCCCCtcaaggatactgaacccaatttttctcttccATGGTCCAGATCATGCagttataatcaactttctaatttaccccttttaatgttttatttgttcTCAAGGAAAAAAACGAAAAACAGTAATAAGCTTACCAGGCAGCTcatctttggttcagtacctgggtagcacttgctgactgctacccaggtgcttaacaaaggttagccagctcctaagctttccttATTTTCCAATAAGGAAAAGAGATGGAAGAAAAAtaagagtaatttagaaagttgcttaaaattacattcccatTCTGAATCGTGAAACAAAAAATACGTATTCGGTACCAATTTAACTCATCAGCGTTGATACACACGTGTATGTATTAGAGTGTGAGGCTATCACGTCGCAGACAATGTAAGCGCCATCTTGTGAGACCACGTGGTTGAGGCCTACCAGTCTACCCCTAACGTAAACCTTTCTTTCAGAATTGCTCACCTCCTGCTCCGCCGACCGCCATAATCACTCCCTCCATATCTTCTTGGCGGTGGCCCTCTGCGGCTGTGATGGGAATCTGGAGGCCGCCCGTACCGCGCCATTTGTACCCGCAGTTCTCGGCCATCTAGCACGGCCCCATCCATGGCGTCCATTGCGTCTTCGGCATCCCTCTTATCGTGGAAGCGAACAAAAGCGAAGCCACGGCTCTCTTTGGTGTAACGATCGCGTGGTATATAAACATCCCCTACTCGGCCATATTTCTCGAAAACTCTGCGGAGGGTCTCTGGAGATGTGCGGTAAGTGAGATTATCTACTTTGAGGGACGTCATTCCCTCTACGTCTGGCGGAGGACGGCCGTAGCTCATCTCATACGGACCAGAACTAAATcaaagaagaaaaataattaaatctgaTCTGTAAATTCACAAGTAATTGTTTCCGCTCCCAGGTGTGTGCCTACCTGAGATCTGCCGTTGGTGAACAGAGGCCCGCCAGGCGCCTCTTGCTCTTATAACCACGGACCACTGCCGCAAAATGGCGGCGGTTAGAAATGGACTGTCCCTCTTCACAAGCACTATCCAATCACCGTGCAGAGAATGTATCTGCCCTGGCTAGTGATTGGCTGCGCATGAAATAGATCTTCCTCTTTCCTTGTCTGGGTTATCTACAAAATGGCGCGAGCCAAGAACAGGGCGTAGTCTTCACAGACATTAACCAACCAATGTGCAGGAAACTCAAACGTAATGGGATCCGCTCCCTGCTCTCAAGTCTCAAGATGGCTGCTCAATAAAATAATTTCAACTTTAGTAATTCCGTGTATATATACACTCAATCATATGTAACGTAGGGGCTGTGTACATTTTGATTTGTAGAAAGAGAAGAGTAAAATAATCActtacagagcactcacttattaATTCTATACCACACAGATAGGGGCAATGacccaaaataaaacataaatctttattactCTTTCGCTGTTAAGCCTTATTTTCATCTCcaacgtttttttctacatggactgtcttaaagggacattccagccaaaaatttactttacatggattcattgtagtcttgaatagaatcatttttgtaatatacatgcattagcaaaaatgcttctaataaaagctatagctgtttcaaatgtgtatttaagtatgcaccgtgcaccagcattttaaacacagcacttgctcagagagcctaaggtgcttttaacatctggtaatgactcaatttgttaagctgacatgatacaagtcccactaatgatctaaacaactgcagtatttaaattgccagtgctgtgagaatatctatttatacttcacatgcacatgcagagaaaaatgttaacactaaaacagtgataacttttactagaagcatttttgctaatacatctatattgcaaatttgtttctattcaaagatgtaattcatctatgtgcatttaaattttgaccggaatgttcctttaaacccTATGGTAAATcagatttcagtgagtgacccacacataatatattgtttgttttttatttcagcCGTTTCAGCAATTTCACAATAaaccattattacatttataattcatggcatattACCTTGCTAGGTCCCTTCTAATAATAGTATACAGTATCTAAAACATGTATGGTTATAAAAGATTTTGTGTACCCCCAAAGTTCCCATTTTAGAGGGCTTAGGATAATaactaatattttacaaaaaaaattatagccTGCATTTtaatttcagcattaaagggactctcaagtcaaaactcaaaactttcatgattcagagcagcaattttcaactttgcaatttacttcctttaacaaaatgtgcattgtgattggctgatggctgtcacatggtacaggggagtggaactAGACATATAactgaaatttgtaagaaaaaaaaatactaatttgaaCTAAGTTCAGACTATGCTATGGCATTGTCTTTATTTATAAttcatttgttgatcatgcaaatttactgtatttactggtcctttaaagggacaggaaacccaaactttttctttcatgattcagtatataattataaaaactttgcaatttacttctattatttaatttgtttccttctcttgttatcctttgctgtatgGTTTATcctggaaagctcaggagcagcacagaacctatgttctagctgctgattggtggattaatttatatacagattgtcattggctcacccatgtgttcagttagaaaccagcagtcattgctgcttctttaacaaatgataccaagataattaaacaaattagacaatagatgtaaattagaaagttgtttaaaaatgtattctctatctgaatcttgaaagaaa
This genomic window contains:
- the SRSF2 gene encoding serine/arginine-rich splicing factor 2, which codes for MSYGRPPPDVEGMTSLKVDNLTYRTSPETLRRVFEKYGRVGDVYIPRDRYTKESRGFAFVRFHDKRDAEDAMDAMDGAVLDGRELRVQMARYGRPPDSHHSRRGPPPRRYGGSDYGGRRSRSPRRRRRSRSRSKSRSRSRSRSRYSRSKSRSRTRSRSRSTSKSRSARRSKSKSSSASRSRSRSRSRSRSRNSPPPPPPPPARNSKSRSKSKSPPKSPEEEGAVSS